The following nucleotide sequence is from Peribacillus sp. ACCC06369.
GCAGCAAAAAGTGAGCGATGCGGGGCCCGAGATCACGGGCCGGGTTTATGGCATATCCTGTCGTTCCCCCGAGTGACATCCCAATCACGACAATTAATAAACCGACAGCGAATGGGTTCAGACCCTCTGTAAAATCATTGGCACCTATGAATAATAAACCAAGAATAAGGATGAAAGTTCCAATCATTTCACTTAATAGATTTGAAAATGTATGTGGGATAGCAGGTGAAGTCGCAAACACACCAAGCTTCGTTCCTGGATCATCAGTAGCTTTCCAGTGTGGTAAATAGTGCAGGAATACTAGAGTTGCCCCCAGGATTGCGCCAATCATTTGGGCAACGATGTAACCAGGTACATCACTCCATGGAAACTCTCCAATAATGGCAAATCCTACTGTGACCGCCGGATTTAAATGCGCCCCGCTTATGGATCCCACTGCAAAAACACCCATGGTGACAGCCAGTCCCCACGCAATCGTGATAACGATCCAACCGGCATCTTTAGCATAAGATCCCTTTAAGGATGAACCCGCTCCAATACCTGCTCCGAATAAAACTAAAATCATTGTGCCTACTACTTCTCCCCAAAATGGAGTCATGAATAAAACCCCTCCCCTGATAATTTAAAAACCTTGCAAACAAATAAAAGGAGATTCACAGCAGAACTATCCTCATAAAAAAATTATGAATAGATCTGTTGTGAATCTCCTAGTCTCCGTCACATATATTAACTTGTAATGTAAAATATACTAGGTTGTGAAAACGCTGTCAATTATTTTGTGAAAAATTAATCTATTTTTCTGTAATTTTTTTCAAATTCCTCGTTCTACCCTATTAGACGATATCCCATAATTCAGTTTTGGAAGTGGTGATTGCCGACGCTCCAGCATCAAGGGCGTTCAGGACTTCATCAGAAGTACGTATGAGACCGCCTGCAAAAATGGGTGTTTGTAGTCGTTCCTTCACTTCTTTTATCATCCACGGCATAGCGCCCGGTAAAACTTCGATATAATCCGGCTTGGTTTTCTGCACCAGCTTATAACTTTTCTCCAGCGCATGCGAATCTATTAAAAAGATTCGCTGGATGG
It contains:
- a CDS encoding MIP/aquaporin family protein; translated protein: MTPFWGEVVGTMILVLFGAGIGAGSSLKGSYAKDAGWIVITIAWGLAVTMGVFAVGSISGAHLNPAVTVGFAIIGEFPWSDVPGYIVAQMIGAILGATLVFLHYLPHWKATDDPGTKLGVFATSPAIPHTFSNLLSEMIGTFILILGLLFIGANDFTEGLNPFAVGLLIVVIGMSLGGTTGYAINPARDLGPRIAHFLLPIPGKGNSNWGYSWIPVVGPIVGGSLGAVCYKAFFLGDITVGFWSVLGASLVLLVLAYAFGKKQSHELESRNIAS